The following coding sequences lie in one Bordetella genomosp. 9 genomic window:
- a CDS encoding AAA family ATPase, producing the protein MSIVTMVLGESGTGKSASLRNLDPADTLLIQAVKKPLPFRSGNWKRFDKEACPEGNIFQTDAAANIIALMQRTRRKVIVVDDFQYVMANEFMRRTDERGFDKFTEIGKNAWDILNAAASLQEDVRVYLLSHVETTESGRTKIKTIGKMLDEKITLEGMVTIVLRTVIRDGQYLFATRNNGSDTTKTPMGLFEQDLIDNDLAAVDQAIFDYYHATVEE; encoded by the coding sequence ATGAGCATAGTCACGATGGTATTGGGCGAGTCCGGTACAGGGAAATCGGCCAGCCTACGCAACCTAGACCCGGCAGACACCCTGTTGATCCAGGCGGTGAAAAAGCCGCTCCCGTTCCGCTCTGGCAACTGGAAGCGCTTTGACAAAGAAGCGTGCCCTGAGGGGAACATTTTCCAGACGGATGCGGCGGCGAACATCATCGCCCTGATGCAGCGCACGCGCCGAAAAGTGATTGTTGTTGACGACTTCCAGTACGTCATGGCGAACGAGTTCATGCGCCGCACAGACGAACGAGGGTTCGACAAGTTCACTGAAATTGGGAAGAACGCTTGGGACATTCTGAACGCCGCGGCATCCCTCCAAGAAGATGTGCGCGTCTACCTGCTTTCCCACGTAGAGACAACCGAATCTGGACGCACGAAGATTAAGACCATCGGGAAGATGTTGGACGAGAAGATCACCCTCGAAGGCATGGTGACCATTGTCTTACGCACCGTGATCCGAGACGGGCAATACCTGTTCGCCACCCGGAACAACGGGAGCGACACCACGAAAACCCCGATGGGGCTATTTGAGCAAGACCTGATCGATAACGATCTTGCCGCAGTTGACCAAGCAATCTTTGACTACTACCACGCAACCGTTGAGGAATAA
- a CDS encoding siphovirus Gp157 family protein, translating into MSNITLYEIAREYRADLEKLAELDLDEKAFADTLESLGGELQVKAQNTIAFTQHLEAVAASIKEAEQKMAHRRRVIEKKVERIKSYVLQVMQANDIQRIECPHFVLSIAKNPPSVLIEDERQIPQDYFTSPPPPPPQIDKTLIKKAIQDGFEVPGAKLTQGYRLNIK; encoded by the coding sequence ATGAGCAACATCACCCTCTACGAGATCGCGCGTGAGTACCGTGCCGACCTCGAAAAGCTGGCCGAGCTGGATCTGGACGAAAAAGCCTTCGCCGACACCCTGGAGAGCCTGGGGGGTGAGCTGCAGGTGAAGGCGCAGAACACAATCGCCTTCACGCAGCATCTTGAGGCTGTCGCAGCGAGCATTAAGGAAGCCGAGCAGAAGATGGCGCACCGTCGGCGCGTCATAGAAAAGAAGGTGGAGCGGATCAAGAGCTACGTTCTCCAAGTCATGCAGGCGAACGATATTCAGCGCATCGAATGCCCGCATTTCGTCCTGTCCATCGCCAAGAATCCGCCCTCTGTCCTTATCGAGGATGAGCGGCAGATTCCACAAGACTACTTCACAAGCCCCCCGCCTCCGCCTCCCCAGATCGACAAAACACTCATTAAGAAGGCGATCCAAGATGGATTTGAGGTGCCCGGCGCGAAGCTGACCCAGGGTTATCGACTGAACATCAAGTAA
- a CDS encoding Lar family restriction alleviation protein: MDDKHLLELAAKLKPCPFCGSPGALEHASGSWGYYPGKWWVKCPSCGVSGKGFEDEKWESGKGTTNISAQAKGDAIAWWNRRASPAQQAGGFSPSDDPKTRASTGSEGGGIAQQGAPTDAELIGIAVDEFDIDYDRMPYSVVKFARRVLARYAPAQDAEPIAWESTTPVYFKYITDSQYRKFSAKVRAWYRPYRCATCAKDAERVKDAALHPNHLLDLRYILAVLERLSKAAPKDSELSAAVTGMRYVVSRTEDTARAQRAGEEAS, from the coding sequence ATGGACGATAAGCACCTGCTGGAGTTGGCGGCGAAGCTAAAACCGTGTCCCTTCTGCGGATCGCCTGGCGCCCTGGAGCATGCCTCCGGTTCGTGGGGATACTACCCTGGCAAGTGGTGGGTGAAATGTCCATCCTGCGGGGTCAGTGGCAAAGGCTTCGAAGACGAGAAGTGGGAGTCCGGCAAGGGCACGACCAATATATCGGCGCAGGCAAAGGGCGATGCCATCGCCTGGTGGAACCGCCGCGCCAGTCCCGCGCAGCAGGCCGGCGGGTTCTCGCCATCGGACGACCCCAAGACCCGCGCCAGCACTGGCTCTGAGGGTGGCGGGATTGCGCAGCAGGGCGCGCCGACGGATGCGGAGCTGATCGGCATTGCCGTTGATGAGTTCGATATCGACTACGACCGCATGCCCTATAGCGTGGTCAAGTTCGCCCGCCGCGTTCTCGCCCGCTACGCCCCCGCCCAGGACGCCGAGCCGATAGCCTGGGAGTCAACCACACCTGTCTATTTCAAGTACATCACGGACAGCCAATATCGCAAATTCAGCGCCAAAGTGCGCGCATGGTACCGCCCCTATCGCTGCGCGACCTGCGCCAAGGACGCCGAGCGGGTGAAGGATGCCGCATTGCACCCGAACCACCTGTTGGATTTGCGGTACATCCTGGCCGTTCTGGAGCGTCTATCGAAAGCGGCGCCCAAGGATAGCGAGCTGTCGGCCGCGGTCACGGGCATGCGCTACGTCGTCAGCCGCACCGAAGACACCGCCCGCGCCCAGCGTGCCGGAGAGGAGGCGTCATGA
- a CDS encoding ABC-F family ATP-binding cassette domain-containing protein has product MIRGTGITLRRGTKVLLDGADFVVNPGERVGIVGKNGAGKSSLFGLLTGALDLDAGTLTMPPDWRIASVQQELHADDRPAREFVIDGDVPLRALQARRAGLADSQGTEIAETEAALIEAGAWSAPARAEQLLAGLGFKPSEWTQPVNSFSGGWRMRLALARALMAPSDLLLLDEPTNHLDLDAMLWLEKWLAAYPGTVLLISHDTEFLDAAAKSILHFDHGKLVRYRGGYQDFVMQRAERLRQTQIAWERQNREAARLQSFIDRFKAKASKAKQAQSRVKALARMQSLAPLHAEAGIDIRIPSPDHMPDPLLVLENLSAGYVDATGTPVDILRNVNLMVRAGSRVGILGANGAGKSTLIKTLAETLPVRAGERRASRGLSIGYFAQHQLDMLDTDATPLMHLSRIAPDSREQDLRNYLGGFGFSGDAVTSKVGPMSGGEKARLALALIVWQKPNLLLLDEPSNHLDVETREALAAALAEFAGSMLLVSHDRHLLRTTVDNFWIVADGTVHEFDGDLEDYRDWLAARSADEKAEARANAATPDTPPPVDRKQQRRQEAELRQRMAAARKPLEAKLSKVDAEMEKARARLQSLDAAIADADLYSDARRAERQQVMTEHGELTKRLGELEEQWFALQEAIEAAEKDAASAAT; this is encoded by the coding sequence GTGATACGAGGAACCGGCATCACCCTTCGCCGCGGAACCAAGGTTCTGCTGGACGGCGCCGATTTCGTGGTCAATCCGGGCGAACGGGTGGGTATCGTTGGCAAGAACGGCGCGGGCAAGTCTTCGCTGTTCGGACTATTGACCGGCGCCCTGGACCTGGACGCGGGCACCCTGACGATGCCCCCCGACTGGCGCATTGCCAGCGTGCAGCAGGAACTGCACGCCGACGACCGACCCGCGCGCGAGTTCGTCATCGACGGCGACGTGCCCTTGCGTGCGCTGCAGGCCAGGCGCGCCGGGCTGGCGGACAGCCAGGGCACCGAGATCGCCGAAACCGAGGCAGCGCTGATCGAAGCCGGCGCCTGGAGCGCACCGGCGCGTGCGGAGCAGTTGCTGGCGGGGCTGGGATTCAAACCCAGCGAGTGGACCCAGCCCGTCAACAGCTTCTCCGGGGGTTGGCGCATGCGTCTTGCCCTCGCTCGAGCGCTGATGGCGCCCTCGGACCTGCTGTTGCTGGACGAACCCACCAACCATCTGGATCTGGACGCCATGCTGTGGCTGGAGAAGTGGCTGGCGGCGTATCCGGGTACCGTTTTGCTGATCTCACACGACACCGAATTCTTGGACGCAGCGGCCAAGTCCATTCTGCATTTCGACCATGGCAAACTGGTGCGCTATCGCGGCGGCTACCAGGACTTTGTGATGCAGCGTGCGGAGCGGCTGCGCCAGACCCAGATTGCATGGGAAAGGCAAAACCGCGAGGCCGCCCGGCTGCAAAGCTTCATCGACCGCTTCAAGGCCAAGGCATCGAAGGCCAAGCAGGCGCAGAGCCGCGTCAAGGCATTGGCCCGGATGCAGTCCCTGGCGCCATTGCATGCCGAGGCCGGTATCGACATCCGCATCCCGTCGCCTGACCATATGCCGGACCCGCTGCTGGTGCTGGAAAACCTCTCCGCCGGCTATGTCGATGCAACCGGCACGCCGGTCGACATTCTGCGCAACGTCAACCTGATGGTGCGCGCGGGCAGCCGCGTCGGCATCCTGGGCGCCAACGGCGCCGGGAAAAGCACGCTGATCAAAACGCTTGCAGAAACGCTGCCCGTGCGAGCTGGGGAACGGCGCGCGTCCCGCGGCCTTTCCATCGGCTATTTCGCCCAGCACCAGCTCGATATGCTGGACACGGACGCCACACCGCTGATGCATCTTTCGCGCATCGCGCCGGACAGCCGCGAGCAGGATCTGCGCAATTACCTTGGCGGGTTCGGGTTTTCGGGGGATGCGGTTACGAGCAAGGTCGGACCTATGTCCGGCGGTGAGAAGGCGCGCCTGGCGCTCGCCCTGATCGTCTGGCAAAAGCCCAACCTGCTGCTGCTGGACGAGCCGAGCAACCATCTGGATGTGGAAACGCGGGAGGCATTGGCTGCCGCACTGGCGGAGTTCGCGGGCAGCATGCTGCTGGTTTCACACGATCGGCACCTGTTGCGCACGACGGTGGACAACTTCTGGATCGTGGCGGACGGCACCGTGCACGAATTCGACGGCGACCTGGAGGACTATCGCGACTGGCTCGCCGCGCGCAGCGCGGACGAAAAAGCGGAGGCACGCGCCAACGCTGCGACGCCCGACACCCCACCCCCGGTGGATCGCAAGCAGCAACGCCGCCAGGAAGCCGAGCTGCGCCAACGCATGGCGGCAGCGCGCAAGCCCTTGGAAGCCAAGCTGTCGAAAGTCGATGCCGAAATGGAAAAGGCGCGCGCGCGGCTGCAGTCGCTGGACGCTGCCATTGCCGATGCCGACTTGTACTCCGATGCCCGACGCGCCGAACGGCAACAGGTCATGACGGAGCATGGGGAACTTACCAAGCGCCTGGGCGAACTGGAAGAACAGTGGTTCGCCCTGCAGGAAGCGATCGAGGCCGCCGAAAAAGACGCGGCATCGGCCGCGACATAG
- the prmB gene encoding 50S ribosomal protein L3 N(5)-glutamine methyltransferase: MSATDRQELQTVRDLVRYGVSRLNGAKVAFGHGSDNAWDEAVYLVLHALHLPLDTLEPFLDARVLPGEREQVLALIDRRVGDRMPAPYLTNEAWLRGRRFYVDNRVIVPRSPIAELLDDSLSPWVSNPETVEYVLDMCTGSGCLAVLSALAFPFAHVDGVDISPSALEVAMHNVEAYNLHDRVSLHAGDLFEKLPPRQYDVIVCNPPYVNAGSMEALPEEYRHEPALALAGGDDGMDLVRRILKDAPAYLKPGGLLVLEIGHERPHFEAAFPNLEPVWLDSSEASDQIVLLTREQLAP, from the coding sequence ATGAGCGCCACCGATCGCCAAGAATTGCAGACCGTCCGGGATCTGGTGCGCTATGGCGTATCGCGCCTGAACGGCGCCAAGGTCGCCTTCGGACATGGCAGCGACAATGCGTGGGACGAGGCTGTCTACCTGGTGCTGCATGCGCTGCACCTGCCGCTGGACACGCTGGAGCCTTTCCTGGACGCCCGGGTATTGCCCGGTGAACGGGAGCAGGTGCTCGCCCTGATCGACCGCAGGGTCGGGGACCGCATGCCCGCGCCCTACCTCACCAACGAAGCGTGGCTGCGCGGCCGCCGCTTTTATGTGGACAACCGCGTCATCGTGCCGCGCTCGCCCATCGCCGAATTGCTGGACGATAGCCTGTCTCCGTGGGTCTCGAATCCCGAGACCGTCGAGTACGTGCTGGACATGTGCACCGGCTCCGGCTGTCTTGCCGTGCTGTCGGCCCTGGCGTTTCCATTCGCGCATGTGGATGGGGTTGACATATCGCCCAGCGCGCTGGAAGTCGCCATGCACAACGTGGAGGCCTACAACCTGCACGACCGCGTATCCCTGCATGCCGGCGACCTTTTCGAGAAGCTGCCGCCGCGGCAATACGATGTGATCGTGTGCAACCCGCCTTACGTCAACGCGGGCTCCATGGAAGCATTGCCGGAGGAATATCGCCACGAGCCTGCGCTCGCGCTGGCCGGCGGCGACGATGGCATGGATCTCGTACGGCGCATATTGAAAGACGCGCCGGCCTACCTGAAGCCGGGCGGCTTGCTGGTGCTGGAAATCGGGCACGAACGGCCGCATTTCGAAGCCGCATTCCCGAATCTGGAGCCCGTGTGGCTCGACTCGTCCGAGGCGTCGGATCAGATCGTGCTGTTGACCCGCGAGCAGTTGGCGCCGTGA
- a CDS encoding HNH endonuclease — protein sequence MTHGEWPTQIIDHINRTKTDNRLTNLRLATHSLNIRNADIRANNRSGYVGISMQENRWKAQIQINGESYHLGLYPTLREANAARQGALHVLEKRGETYDQR from the coding sequence ATGACTCATGGAGAGTGGCCCACACAAATTATTGACCACATAAATCGCACCAAGACCGACAACCGACTGACGAATCTCCGCTTGGCGACGCACTCGTTGAATATCCGAAATGCGGACATACGGGCGAACAACAGGAGCGGATACGTCGGAATCAGCATGCAAGAAAACCGCTGGAAAGCTCAGATCCAGATCAACGGGGAAAGCTATCACCTGGGCCTATATCCAACGCTCCGTGAGGCCAACGCAGCGCGCCAAGGGGCTCTACACGTCCTAGAGAAAAGGGGTGAAACGTATGACCAACGATGA
- the dapE gene encoding succinyl-diaminopimelate desuccinylase gives MGESAVLDLVKDLIARPSVTPEDADCQQMLAARLARIGFRCETMAFNGVTNLWARRGTQGPLVVFAGHTDVVPPGPRDKWQSDPFVPVERDGFLYGRGAADMKSSIAAFVVAAEEFVAAHPAHAGSIALLLTSDEEGPSVDGTVRVCEQLQARGETLDYCIVGEPTSTERLGDVCKNGRRGSLSGRLTVKGLQGHVAYPHLARNAVHEVAPALAELVAIEWDRGNEYLPPTTFQISNMSAGTGATNVVPGEASILFNFRFSTASTPESLKARVAAVLDKHGVEHHIDWELGGEPFLTPRGTLSAALSHAIREETGLDTELSTTGGTSDGRFLAKICAEVIEFGPCNATIHKVNERIELDALVPLKNIYRRTVENLLLSP, from the coding sequence ATGGGCGAATCCGCCGTACTCGATCTGGTCAAGGATCTCATCGCTCGCCCATCCGTCACGCCTGAAGATGCCGACTGCCAGCAGATGCTGGCGGCTCGCCTTGCGCGCATCGGTTTCCGTTGCGAAACCATGGCGTTCAACGGGGTGACGAATCTGTGGGCGCGGCGCGGCACGCAAGGCCCGCTGGTCGTATTTGCGGGCCACACCGATGTGGTGCCGCCCGGGCCGCGCGATAAATGGCAAAGCGATCCTTTCGTGCCGGTCGAGCGCGACGGATTTTTGTACGGCCGCGGCGCGGCCGACATGAAAAGCTCGATCGCGGCCTTCGTGGTTGCGGCGGAGGAGTTCGTGGCCGCGCATCCGGCACATGCCGGGTCCATCGCCTTGCTTTTGACGTCCGACGAGGAAGGCCCATCGGTGGATGGCACCGTGCGCGTGTGCGAACAGCTGCAGGCGCGTGGAGAGACGCTCGATTACTGCATCGTGGGAGAACCCACCTCCACCGAACGGCTTGGAGACGTGTGCAAGAATGGCCGGCGCGGATCGCTGTCCGGTCGTCTCACGGTGAAGGGCCTGCAGGGGCACGTCGCTTATCCGCATCTGGCCCGCAACGCCGTGCATGAAGTAGCGCCCGCGCTCGCCGAACTGGTCGCCATCGAATGGGACCGGGGCAACGAATACTTGCCGCCGACCACCTTCCAGATCTCCAACATGTCGGCAGGCACCGGCGCGACCAACGTTGTGCCGGGTGAAGCATCGATACTGTTCAATTTCCGCTTTTCCACGGCGAGCACGCCGGAGAGCCTGAAGGCCCGTGTGGCGGCCGTGCTGGACAAGCATGGCGTAGAGCACCACATCGATTGGGAACTGGGCGGTGAACCGTTCTTGACGCCGCGGGGCACGCTCAGCGCCGCCCTGAGCCATGCGATCCGGGAAGAAACCGGCCTGGACACCGAACTTTCCACGACCGGCGGCACATCCGACGGCCGTTTCCTGGCGAAGATCTGCGCCGAAGTCATCGAATTCGGCCCTTGCAACGCGACCATCCACAAGGTCAATGAGCGCATCGAACTGGATGCGCTGGTTCCTTTGAAAAACATCTATCGCCGCACGGTCGAAAACCTGCTGCTTTCCCCATGA
- a CDS encoding Arc family DNA-binding protein gives MGRPRKSKVEEWDQFTLRLPPGMRDSLKELAAKHGRSMNSEILERLERSLSPNASLDLPTVRQVVREEVRAALTEAKRR, from the coding sequence ATGGGAAGACCTCGCAAGAGCAAAGTAGAAGAGTGGGATCAGTTCACGCTGCGCCTTCCACCTGGCATGCGCGACAGCTTGAAAGAACTGGCGGCGAAGCATGGGCGTTCTATGAATTCTGAGATCCTGGAGCGTTTGGAGCGATCACTGTCCCCCAATGCTAGTCTTGACCTCCCAACAGTGCGGCAGGTCGTGCGGGAAGAAGTGAGGGCGGCGCTGACGGAAGCGAAGCGCCGATGA
- a CDS encoding tyrosine-type recombinase/integrase has translation MASFRKRGDMWRAEVYKGGVRDSATFPTKREAQEWAAKRELELAESKETGVIPAKLSKVLEKYRDEVSPKNKGHRWERVRIDRFLKEEPDLCDKLIHTITPKDLAAWRDRRLEVVQGVSVRRDIALLRTAWGYARREWRNLKVDPWPDVAKPPEGRHRDRIYTQAEIDRLVACLTWEEGAKAVNPRQQTAIVFLLSLETAMRSGEIVSLEWPQVDLKHQVVHLDKTKNGDKRAVPLSKRAVQLFDAVKGLDDTRVFTISHQSRDIHFRNAKEVAGITDATFHDARATALTRLSKKLDILQLARMVGHRDPRSLLIYYRESAADIAKQLG, from the coding sequence ATGGCATCGTTCAGGAAGCGCGGCGACATGTGGCGCGCAGAGGTTTACAAGGGTGGGGTGCGTGACAGCGCTACTTTCCCAACGAAGCGCGAAGCCCAGGAATGGGCGGCTAAGCGCGAGCTAGAACTTGCCGAAAGCAAGGAGACTGGCGTAATTCCGGCGAAGCTTTCCAAGGTGCTTGAGAAGTACCGGGACGAGGTTTCGCCGAAGAACAAGGGGCACCGCTGGGAGCGGGTGCGGATAGATCGGTTTCTGAAGGAGGAGCCGGACCTGTGCGACAAGCTCATCCACACCATAACCCCGAAGGACTTGGCGGCGTGGCGGGATAGGCGCTTGGAAGTGGTCCAGGGGGTGTCCGTCCGGCGCGATATAGCACTGCTGCGGACGGCATGGGGATACGCCAGACGAGAGTGGCGTAATTTGAAGGTGGACCCGTGGCCCGACGTGGCGAAACCGCCAGAGGGGCGCCATCGGGACCGGATTTATACCCAGGCCGAGATAGACCGCTTGGTGGCGTGCCTGACCTGGGAAGAGGGGGCGAAGGCGGTCAACCCTCGCCAGCAGACTGCTATTGTTTTTCTTCTGTCCCTAGAAACCGCCATGCGGTCCGGGGAGATCGTCTCGCTCGAATGGCCGCAGGTGGACTTGAAACACCAAGTCGTCCACCTTGACAAGACGAAGAACGGCGACAAGAGGGCCGTCCCCCTATCCAAGCGGGCGGTGCAACTCTTTGACGCCGTGAAGGGGCTAGACGACACGCGGGTATTCACGATCAGCCACCAATCCCGCGATATTCATTTCCGCAACGCCAAGGAAGTGGCCGGGATTACCGACGCCACTTTCCACGACGCCCGGGCGACTGCCTTAACCCGGCTTTCAAAGAAGCTGGACATTCTGCAGCTTGCCCGGATGGTGGGCCACCGCGATCCCCGTAGCCTCCTTATCTATTATCGCGAGAGCGCGGCTGACATCGCTAAGCAACTTGGGTAG
- a CDS encoding helix-turn-helix transcriptional regulator yields the protein MEHEFITHKEIAERLHLNAAHVRDRLTKRPDFPRPFVFGGARRWKAQEVDLWIEGQQQRRDGRRSTQVA from the coding sequence ATGGAACACGAATTCATCACCCACAAGGAAATTGCCGAACGGCTGCACCTGAACGCCGCGCATGTCCGGGATCGTCTGACCAAGCGGCCAGACTTCCCGCGGCCTTTCGTTTTCGGAGGCGCCCGCAGGTGGAAGGCACAGGAAGTCGATCTATGGATAGAAGGCCAGCAGCAGCGCAGGGATGGGCGCAGGTCTACCCAAGTTGCTTAG
- the dapD gene encoding 2,3,4,5-tetrahydropyridine-2,6-dicarboxylate N-succinyltransferase, with translation MTLDLQTTIEQAWEARASLTPTDASAEVREAVEHTIDALDTGRLRVADKSTGEWVVHQWIKKAVLLSFRLQDNAVMGQAPLQFYDKVPLKFAEYGNAAFQHGGYRVVPPAVARRGAYIARNVVLMPSYVNLGAYVDEGTMVDTWATVGSCAQIGKNVHLSGGVGIGGVLEPLQANPTIIEDNCFIGARSEIVEGVIVEENSVLSMGVYLSQSTKIFDRATGKISYGRIPSGSVVVPGSLPSADGSHSLYCAVIVKRVDAQTRAKTSINDLLRA, from the coding sequence ATGACCCTCGACCTCCAAACCACCATCGAACAAGCCTGGGAAGCCAGGGCCTCCCTGACGCCGACCGATGCCAGCGCCGAAGTCCGCGAAGCGGTCGAGCACACCATCGACGCCCTGGATACCGGGCGCCTGCGCGTGGCCGACAAATCCACCGGTGAGTGGGTCGTGCATCAGTGGATCAAGAAGGCGGTGCTGCTGTCGTTCCGTCTGCAGGACAACGCCGTCATGGGCCAGGCGCCGCTGCAGTTCTATGACAAGGTGCCGCTGAAGTTCGCCGAATACGGCAACGCGGCGTTCCAGCATGGGGGCTATCGGGTCGTGCCCCCCGCCGTCGCACGTCGGGGCGCCTACATTGCCCGCAATGTCGTGCTGATGCCGTCCTACGTGAACCTGGGCGCCTATGTCGACGAGGGCACCATGGTGGACACCTGGGCCACGGTCGGTTCGTGCGCGCAAATCGGCAAGAACGTGCACCTGTCGGGCGGCGTGGGCATCGGCGGGGTGCTGGAGCCCTTGCAGGCCAATCCCACGATCATTGAAGACAACTGCTTCATCGGCGCCCGTTCCGAAATCGTCGAGGGGGTGATCGTCGAAGAAAATTCGGTGCTTTCCATGGGTGTATACCTGTCGCAAAGCACCAAGATTTTCGACCGCGCGACCGGCAAGATCAGCTACGGCCGCATTCCCTCCGGATCGGTGGTGGTGCCCGGCTCGTTGCCCTCCGCAGACGGCTCGCACAGCCTGTATTGCGCGGTCATCGTCAAGCGGGTCGACGCGCAGACGCGCGCCAAGACCAGCATCAACGACCTGCTGAGGGCGTAA
- the dapC gene encoding succinyldiaminopimelate transaminase has translation MNPRLDVLHPYPFEKLRRLMAEAGTPPSGLSPINLSIGEPKHETPARIAQAMIQALPGGLASYPATKGEARLREVIALWLGKRYGIPAPDPETQVLPVLGSREALFAFAQVVIDPTGDDVVICPNPFYQIYEGASLLAGAQTYFVNADPERNFGPDWSQVPEAVWRKTRMVYVCSPGNPAGNVMSLEDWREILELSDRYGFIIASDECYSEIYLNESHPPLGGLQAAHALGRHDYRNLVVFSSLSKRSNVPGMRSGFVAGDAALVGRFLLYRTYHGGAMSPVVSAASIAAWTDETHVRENRRLYREKFDAVVPILQRALDIARPAASFYLWVATPVPDTDFARNLYAQTAVTVLPGSYLAREAHGQNPGRNRVRMALVAPLAQCVDAAERIADFVKSSV, from the coding sequence ATGAACCCCCGCCTAGATGTCCTACACCCCTACCCCTTCGAGAAGCTGCGCCGGCTGATGGCGGAGGCCGGCACGCCGCCGAGCGGGTTGAGCCCCATCAACCTGTCCATCGGCGAACCGAAGCACGAAACCCCGGCGAGAATTGCGCAGGCCATGATCCAGGCTTTGCCCGGCGGACTGGCGTCGTATCCCGCCACCAAAGGCGAAGCCCGGCTGCGGGAAGTGATCGCCCTTTGGCTGGGGAAGCGCTACGGCATCCCTGCCCCGGATCCCGAGACCCAGGTGCTTCCCGTACTGGGCTCTCGCGAAGCTCTGTTCGCCTTCGCTCAGGTGGTGATCGACCCCACGGGCGACGATGTGGTGATCTGCCCCAACCCGTTCTACCAGATCTATGAAGGCGCGAGCCTGCTGGCAGGCGCGCAGACGTACTTCGTGAACGCGGATCCCGAGCGCAATTTCGGCCCCGACTGGAGCCAGGTGCCGGAAGCCGTGTGGCGCAAAACGCGCATGGTGTATGTCTGCTCGCCGGGCAACCCGGCGGGCAACGTCATGTCCCTGGAGGACTGGCGCGAAATCCTCGAGCTGAGCGATCGCTACGGCTTCATCATCGCGTCCGACGAGTGCTATTCCGAAATCTACCTGAATGAATCCCATCCGCCGCTCGGCGGGCTGCAGGCCGCCCATGCCCTGGGCCGCCATGATTACCGCAACCTGGTGGTGTTCTCCAGCCTGTCCAAGCGGTCGAATGTGCCGGGTATGCGCTCCGGCTTCGTGGCGGGAGACGCCGCGCTCGTCGGTCGTTTCCTCCTGTACCGCACCTACCACGGCGGCGCGATGAGCCCGGTCGTGTCGGCCGCCAGCATCGCCGCCTGGACCGACGAGACCCATGTGCGCGAGAACCGGCGTCTGTATCGGGAAAAGTTCGACGCCGTTGTCCCTATACTCCAGCGGGCGTTGGATATCGCCCGGCCGGCGGCATCCTTCTATCTTTGGGTCGCCACGCCGGTGCCGGATACCGATTTCGCCCGCAACCTGTACGCGCAGACGGCTGTCACGGTGTTGCCGGGCAGCTATCTGGCGCGCGAGGCGCACGGCCAGAACCCCGGCCGCAATCGCGTCCGCATGGCCCTGGTTGCGCCCCTCGCGCAATGCGTCGATGCCGCCGAACGCATCGCCGACTTCGTCAAATCTTCCGTTTAA